The region TATAACCCAAAAAGGAAAAGGATATTACTATGCAGAAAAAAATCCAAATAAGTTTCATAGTATGGGTCCATTTAATCCAAAAACAGGCGAAAAACTTGGTAAGCCTAAAGATACATATTCTAAAGCGTTTGGTGAAGCTATGGTAGAATTAGCAGGGAAGAATCAAAAAATTATTGGTATTACTGCTGCTATGACAGATGGAGTAGGCTTGTGTGATTTTTCTAAAAGGTTTCCAGATAGATTCTTTGATGTAGGAATATCAGAACAGCATGCAGTTACGATGGCAGCAGGGCTAGCATCTTCAGGTTATAAACCTGTTTTTGCAGTATACTCTACTTTCCTTCAGAGAGCCTATGATCAAGTGCTTCATGATGTTTGCATTCAGAATCTTCCTGTGGTTTTGGCTATAGATAGAGCTGGAATTGTAGGGGAAGATGGCGAAACACATCAAGGAGTTTTTGATATTTCATATTTGAGCAGCATACCTAATATGACTATAATGGCTCCAAAGTGTATAGATGAGTTAAAATATATACTGGGTTGGGCTGTTAATCAAAATTTCCCGATAGCTATAAGATATCCTAGAGGTGGAGATGAATTTTCAGTCGAATTAGAACCATTAAAGGAATTTCATAAAGGAAAATGGGAAATATTGAATAGAGGAGAAGGTATAGCAATAATAGCCACAGGTAAAATGGTTCAGAGGGCTGTTTTAATTAGAGAAGAACTTTTAAAATATGAAATTAATTGTGCTGTAATAAATGCATCATTTATAAAACCTATAGATACTGGGGTTTTAAATGAATTTGCAAAAGACAATTATAAATTTGTAGTTATTGAAGATAATGTGCTTCATGGTGGTCTTGGAAGTTTAATACTTGAACATTTAAATTATATGAATTTTAAAAACGATGTTTTAAATCTTGGATTCAAGGATGAATTTATAGAGCAGGGAAGCACTGAAATTTTATACAAACTGTATGGCCTTGATATAGATAGCATTTGTAAAAGGATACTTTCTTTTAAATAACGTGATTTTCATGGTTTATATGGTTTTATTTTAGGAGAGAAGTTCATATGTCTGAAAACAAAGAAAGATTGGATGTACTATTAGTACAAAAAGGAATATTTGAATCTAGAGAAAGAGCAAAAGCAAGCATAATGGCTGGAGAGATTTTTGTAGATGAAGTAAGGGTTGATAAGTGTGGTCAAAAAGTAAAGGTGACTTCCAAAATAGAATTTAGAGGAGAAAAGATGCCTTATGTAAGCCGTGGTGGGTATAAACTTGAGAGAGCAATTAAAACTTTTGGCTTAAAATTACAAGATAAGGTATGCTTTGATATAGGAGCATCTACAGGAGGTTTTACTGACTGTATGCTTCAAAATGGTGCTAAAAAGGTTTTTGCTATAGATGTTGGTTATGGTCAATTTGCATGGAAACTTAGAATTGATCCAAGAGTTGTGTGCATGGAGAGAACTAATGTAAGATATGTAACCTATGAAGATATAGGAGAATATGGAGATTTTGCAAGTATAGATGTTTCTTTTATATCGCTAAAAAAGGTAATTCCTACAGTAATAAATTTGCTTAAAGATGATGGTGAAGTTGCTGCTTTAATAAAGCCACAATTTGAAGCTGGCAGAGATAAGGTAGGCAAAAAAGGTGTTGTAAGAGATCCGAATACACACATTGAGGTAATAAATAGTATAGTTGATTTTTTGAAAGAAATGAAGTTAACTATAATAGGAATTACATATTCTCCTATAAAGGGTCCTGAGGGTAATATAGAATATTTAGTTTATTTTTCCAAGAGCCACGAAGAAGTGAGTTATGATTCAGTAAATTATGTAGTTGAAAGTGCTCACGGAAATCTTGATTAAGAGGAGATTTAAATGAAAAAAGTAGGAGTTAATATTAACTATAGTAAAGATCCTGAAGGAAAAATAAAAAAATATGTAGAAAAAGTTATAAAAGACGAAAATAAAGATATTAAAGTTAAGTTTTACGATAAATTAAACTGCTTTAATGAAATGTGTAAAACAGAACTGGATTTTTTTATTGTTTTTGGAGGAGATGGCACCATATTAAATGCTGCAAGGCACCTAGTATCTTGTGGAATTCCTATATTCAGTGTTAATATAGGTCATCTTGGTTTTTTATCTTGCATTGAATTTAAAGATTTTAAAGACTCCATTCATAAAATTTTTGAAGGTGAATATTCTATTGAAGAAAGAACCATGCTTAAATGTTCTTTTATAAAAAATCAAGAAAAAAAAGTATTCTATTGTTTAAATGAAATTGTTTTATATAATGGAAATATGGCAAGAATATTAAAATATAATATAAAAGTTGACGATAAGTTCTATATGGGGTTTAAATCAGATGGAATGATAATATCAACACCAACAGGATCTACAGCATACAATTTATCAGCAGGTGGACCCATTATTTATCCTAATTTGGATTTAATATCACTAACACCAATTTGTCCTCAAGGTCTGGCAATGAAAACTATAGTACTTGATGGAAAGAGTGATATATTAATATCCAAAATAGAAAATAATGAAAGTGTATTTATATCTGTAGATGGACAAAATCCTGTAGATGTTAAGGGCGTTCCAGATATTGAAATCTCTAGACTTGATTATAAATGTAAATTATTAAAATTGAATAATTATGATTATTTCGATGTATTAAGAAAAAAGATAATACTTAGAAGTGAAGAATGCGAAGGTGATAAAGATTGAAGGTATCAAGACATACAAAAATATTAGAAATTATAAATTCAAAAGATATTGAGACACAGGAAGAGTTAGCAGAAGAACTTAGAAAAAGTGGAATGGAAGTTACTCAAGCAACTGTATCAAGGGATATAAAAGAGCTGAAGCTTATAAAAGTACTTTCGTCAAAGGGAAGATATAAATATGCTACTATCTCACCAACGGAAAGTTTTTTATCCAATAAACTTGTAACAATTTTTTCCCAGACAGTGTTAAATGTTGATAGAGTAAATAATATGGTAGTTGTAAGGACGATATCTGGTTCTGCTAATGCAGCAGCTGAAGCTATAGATTCTTTAAATCTAGATGGAATAGCAGGATCAATTGCAGGTGATAATACTATTTTTATACTTGCTAGAACTGAAGAAATAGCAGTTGGCATAGTTCAAAAGCTTAAAAAGATGATTGATGAATAGGAGAGAGTTTTTATGCTTCTTCAACTTAATATTAAAAATTTTGCACTCATAGAGGAGCTTACTGTTAATTTTGAAAAGGGTTTTAATGTTTTATTTGGTGAAACAGGAGCTGGTAAATCCATTTTAATTGATGCTATAAGTTATGTTCTTGGAGGAAAATCAAGTAGAAATTTTATAAGAACTGGTGAGAAAAGTACTTATGTTGAAGCTATTTTTACTATAGAAAATGATAAAACTGAGCTAGAACTTAAAAATATGGAAATAGAATTTGACGATTATGTAATAATAAGTAGAGAAACGTTTAAATCAGGTAAAAGTATTGCTAAAGTCAATGGCAAGGCCATTTTAGTATCTGCCCTTAAAAACATAAGTGTAACTCTAATAGACATACACGGTCAGCATGAGAACCAAAATTTATTGGATCCATTAAAGCATATTATGTATTTAGATGATTATGCAGAAAAAACACTTCATAATGTAAAAGAAAAATACATGGATACATATAAAAAATTAAAAGATATAGATGGCAAAATTCATGATTTGAAAAATAAAAATGGAGAAAATGGTAAATTATCTGATTTTTTAAAGTATCAAATAGATGAAATAGATAATTCTAATTTTAAAATAGGAGAGGATGACGAGCTTCAAGAGAGATATTCCATTCTTTCTAATAGTGAAAACATATCAAATGTATTTTCTGAAGCCTCTGAAATTCTTTATGATGGCAGTGAAAATTCTAAATCAGTATATGATTTAATTGGATATGTTGTGAATAGAATTAAAAATATTGAAAATAATAATGACAAAATATCTAATATAGTTAAAGTGCTTGAAGATAGTTATTATAATATTGAAGAAGTTGTGGAAGAGATAAAATCAATTAAAAGTAATATAAGTTTTGATGAAAAGGAACTTAATTATATAAATAGTAGATTATTTACTATAGATAAATATAAAAAAAAGTATGGCAGTACTATTGAAGACATATTAAATTATAGGAAAAAATTAAGTATATCCTATGATGAAATAGTTCATAGTGAGGAAATAATAAAAAAGTTAGAAGATAAAAGAAAAGATATCTGTAACAAACTAATAAAATATGCTAAAGAAATTCATGAGATAAGATGTGAATTTGCAAGTAAACTTGAAGTTAATATAAAAAATGAGTTAAATTATGTTGGACTCGATAAAAGTACTTTTAAAATCGGTGTGGATTTTAATGAAAATTATATTAGTGATGATGGCTGTGATAAAGTTCAATTTTTTATTTCAACTAATATAGGAGAGCCTTTAAGACCACTTGAAAAAGTAGTGTCTGGAGGAGAACTTTCAAGAGTTATGCTTTCTATTAAGACGGTTTTTGTAAATAAAGATAAAATACCATCTGTAATATTTGATGAAATTGACACAGGAATAAGTGGAAGAATAGCTGAGCGTGTGGCAGATAAGATGTATGAGGTTTCTAAGAATCATCAAGTCTTTTGTATAACACATCTTCCTCAGATAGCCTGTATGTCAGACGTGCAATTTATGGTTTCAAAAAATACTAAAAATGATAAAACATATACTAATGTTGAAAGTTTAAATGAGCAAGGTAAAATGAAAGCACTTGCAATGATGATAGGTGGAAGTAAAGTTACTAAAATAACTATTGAGCATGCTGAGGAAATGATAGCTATTGCTGAAAAAAGAAAAGTGAAGATTATTAGTAAAAAGGTAAGTTAAATAATAGAAAATGCTTATAAAAATTATATTATTATAAAATAAAATTGAAAGAACCATATGTTCTTTCAGTTTTATTTTTTTTTAGGATAATTTCTAAAGTATTAACTATAAATACAGCTATATAATAGCATAATTGAATTTTAAAATGGGAAATTTAATAGCGTAGAAGTTTAAAACTATAAATGTAAGGAGGTAAAATTGTGAAAAATAAAAAAATAAATATTATATACTGCATTTTAACTCCTGTAATTTTAGTTGTATTTTTGGCTTATAGTAAAATAAGTAGTATGCCAAAAAGTGTTTTTTTTAAGAATAGTGAAATTAGCCTTAATTCACTTGCAGCTAAAACAAAAAATACAACTTTAAGTAGAAACAATAATACCAATAAAAGTATATTTGGTGTATTTTCATCAAAATCTTCAAGCGTTAAAAATCAAAATAAAATTCAAGTTTATCCTGGAGGACAGCCAATAGGTGTTAAGCTTCATACAAAGGGTGTATTAATAGTTGGATTTAGTGATATAACTGGTAGTAGTGGAAAGGTACAGAGCCCAGCTGTGGTGGCAGGAATACAAATTGGTGACAGTATAATTAAGGTAGATGGGGAAAATATAAATAATGCTGGCGAATTATCAGAAAAAGTAAATAAAAATTCTACTGCTAAAGTAAAAATTACAGTAGAAAGAAAAGGTAAGGCGTTTGATAAAATAATTGATAAAGTTAAAAACAAAAATGATGGAGAGTATAAGCTAGGTCTCTGGGTAAGGGATTCAACAGCTGGAATTGGAACATTAACTTTTTACTATGATAAGGATAAAATTTTTGGAGCTCTTGGTCATCCTATCACAGATGTGGATACAGGTGATATAATAAATATGAGCAGTGGAAATTTAATTGATTCTTCTATAGTTTCTATAAATAAGGGAATTAGAGGAAACCCAGGAGAGTTAAGGGGCATATTTATAAATGAAGATAATCCTATAGGTACTGTAAACAAAAATACTATATGCGGTTTATTTGGTAAAAGTTTTGATGATCTTGCAAATAAGCAGTACTGCAAGCCAATGGAAGTTGCAATGAGAAATGAAATAAAATTAGGACCTGCAAAAATATTAACAACTATAGACGGAAATAAACCTAAAATGTATTCTATAAATATAGAAAAACTTTTTGATCAAGATTCTCCTAATCCTAAAAGTATGATGATTAGAGTTACAGATTCTGAGCTTCTAGAGAAAACAGGTGGAATAGTACAAGGAATGAGTGGAAGTCCAATAATTCAAAATAACAAAATAATTGGAGCTGTTACACATGTTCTTGTCAATAAACCTGATACAGGATATGGAGTTTATATTGAGTGGATGCTTAAAGGTGCTGGAGTGTTATAAAAATTTTGTTATAAATGTCATTTGAGATATAATTATTATGGTTTATGCATGTATATAATTTTTTATTGATCATTATATAACATGTATAAATCATATCTATTTTGGTGTAATACCTTATAATAAGTTTATAAAAAAGATAAAATCTCTTGATTTTTTATCATTTTAGTAATAAAATGGAAAAGTAGATAAAGACAAAATTAATTAAATATGAAAAATATAGAATTATAAAATTATACATACACTATAATGTAATTTTATATAGATAAGAAGGATAAAATATAGTTTTGTCGAATATAAATTATATAAAATGATAATTAATGGTAGAATTTCTATAATTTATAAAAGGGGAGTTAAAAATGGAAAATGGAAAAATAAGTGTTTTAATTGCAGATGATAATAAAGAATTTTGTAATATTCTTAATGATTATTTGTTGAATCAAAGTGATATGATAGTAGTAGGAATAGCTAAAGATGGAATAGAAGCGTTGAAATTAATAGAAGAAAAGAAGCCCGATCTCGTAGTTCTAGACATAATAATGCCTCACTTAGATGGACTTGGAGTACTTGAAAGACTTAATAATAAAAATTTAGAAAATCCACCTAGAGTTATAGTATTATCTGCAGTGGGTCAAGATAAGATAACACAGAGAGCAATAACTCTTGGTGCAGATTATTATGTAGTTAAGCCATTTGATATGGATGTGTTTACGAGCAGAATAAGAGACATGTTTAATAGTAACATATCTAATTCAGATGAAAAAAAATCATACGCTGGGATAGAAAGAGAGACAAGCTTTGAAAATACATCTGCAAACGAAGGATATTCTGGTAACTCAGGCAACAAAGCTGTTGACTTAGAAAGTGAAATTACAGCTATAATTCATCAAATTGGAGTTCCAGCACATATAAAAGGCTATATGTATTTAAGGGAAGCTATAACTATGGTAGTAAACAATATGGAGCTATTATCAGCAGTTACAAAAGAACTATATCCTTCTATTGCTAAAAAGTATAATACTACAGCAAGTAGAGTAGAAAGAGCTATAAGACATGCTATAGAAGTTGCATGGTCTCGTGGACAAGTTGAAACAATAAACAAGCTCTTTGGATATACTATAAACAATGGCAAGGGTAAACCTACAAATTCAGAATTCATTGCTATGATTGCTGATAAATTAAGACTTAAAAATAAAGTATCATAGACTAGTGGTAGCAACGTTTTGAAGGCAATTGAAATTATATTTTTATAGCAACCAATTGCTTTTTGAACCAACCAATATTATATATGTTTAAAGATTAAACCTTCAATATTCATTGAGTATGGATTTTGGAGGCTTTTTATTATGCGAAAAAATAAAAATTTAGGTATCGATTATGCAATTGATGATTTTATGATTTACTGTCAAGAAAAAGATTTAAGAATCAAGACTATTACAAGTTATGAATCTACATTAAGATTATTTGATAGATATATAGAAGACACTTTTAAAGTTAATAATGTAAATCTTATTACAGATAAAATGTGTAAGGATTATATTACCTATACAAAAGAAAGAGGTAAATATACATTTTTAAGTAATGACTATAGTAAAGGAATTAACTTTCCAGAAAATCGAAAAGATTATGGTAAAAAAGTAAGTGTAACAACTGTTAATAATTATATTAGAAATTTAAAAGTGTTCTTTAATTATTTAGAAGATAAAAATGTTATTAAAAAAAACCCTATGAAAAAGATAAAACAATTTAAAAATAAAAGAATACCGAAAGACCAATTATCAGATAAAGATTTTAAAAAAATAATTAGATGTATGGATACCACAAAATTTCACGAGTTTAGAGACTATGTGATAATCCAAATAATAATGGATACAGGGATGCGTATAGGAGAATGTTTAGCTTTACAAGTAAAAGATATAGATATAGACCGTAGAGCAGTATTTATAAGTGGAGATATTGCAAAGGGTAGAAAGGATAGATATGTATTTTATAGTTATACCATGTCAAAACTGTTAAGAAGATGGATGCAATATAAAGATAGATATGTAGAAACAGATAACTTATTTTGTGTTAAGCGAGGAAGTCAATTAAGTATAGGAAATTTTGAAACCAATTTTGCTAAGTATGTTAAGAGAGCAAGAATAGAGAAAAATATAACAGCTCACGGATTAAGAAATAACTATGCTAGAAGGTTTTTATTAGCTGGCGGAGATATATTTATGCTAAGTAGACTACTAGGACATTCATCCGTAACTGTCACAGAGAAAGCTTATGCAGATGTTACAACAGAAGATATAAGAAAAAATTATCAGCAATTTAGCCCTTTGGAAAACATGAGAGGAGGTAGAAGATAATGCAAGAAGGAAATTTTACAATAATCAAGAATTCAGATATTACCTCCAACCTATCAAATGGTGCATTCAGGCTCTATGTGCTTCTAAAATCATATTGCTATGCGGAAAAAGATAATTGTTATCCTTCACAAAAAACATTAGCTGATAAACTTAATAGGAGCATTAGAACAATACAAAGGTATTTAAAAGAACTAGTAACTAAAAATATAATTAGAATTCGACATAGAGGTAGTATAAGCAATGTATATACGCTTTTACGTAAAAAGATAGGTAATAACATTAATAATTCTGTAAATAAAGCTAGAAATGTATATAAGAGCTATAAGAATACTTATAAAGTAGATGAATTTAATAACTACAATCAAAGAACTTATGATTATAAAGATTTAGAAAAGAAGCTCACAGCATGGCAAAGAGAATGACTTAAATAAAAAGAACCTATAGAGCTGCAATCTCTATAAGTTCCTATTTTTGATAGATGTAAGCATCAGAAAATAACATCCAACACTTACTTTATATTATATCAAATTTTTAAAAAGATATAAAGAGTAGGTGTATTTTTGCTGTAAAAAATTATTTGTTTTAATGTGCAGTTATATTTGTTAGTAATTTGAATACATAGTATTGATGCATAAATGTAAATTAAAGTAAATAATGTGGTGGAATTATTAAAAAAATCAGTTCGCTAAGTCACGATTTTTGTTTAATACGACATTTTTATATTAGATGACACGAAAACATTGGAAATACTGGTGTGACAAAGTTAAGTATTAAATAATACTAAGGGAATAATAATTATATTTAATATAAATCATTTATAAAATTAAAGTATTAGCTGCTTTAAAACAAATCCCAAAAGAATATTTACAAATGGTGTATTATAAGCTTAAAATTATGTTGGGGATGATAATAATTAATAAGCAGGATAGATTAAAGTTTACAAAACAATTTACAAAATTACTATTAAAAATTACAAAAGAAAATGATGTTGGAAAAGCAATATATAAATTGTTTAGAATTACATATATAGAAAAACAACGTGAATATAATGTGAAATATTATACAAGTATAGCTAGAGCAATACTAAATATAATAAAAGATAGTGATAATAAAATACTTGAAAATGAAATTTATAATGAGGAAAATATTACAACATATGTAACAGATTATATAGAGCATGTTGGATGGGAGTATTGGAATGAACATATAAAAAATCCAATACTTGATGAACGAAAAAAAATGATAAATGATATACTAGGTAAATATAGAAATAAAGTTTATTCAAAATACAACAAATTAGAATTAAGAAATATATTTATTGAAAATGTTACGTTGTATAATATAAAATATGATATTGAATATTTTGAAAATAAATTTAAATTAAAACCAGAGGGTAGATTTGAAAATGAAGCATATATTCAATTTTTAGATGAAGTATATTCTGAATTTAAAATATATGATAAAGATCGTATTGATTTAGCATGTATGAGGTATGGGAGCAAATTAAAACAAATTATATTATCAATGCAAGATAACTATTATGATAAGGATATAGCTGAAAAATTATGCTTAACACCAAATTTATATAAAAAAGTAAGAAGCTATTTGGGATTCACCCAAACACACAAACCTAAAAATAAAAACATTTTCGTAAAGATTAATCTTGATAAATATAATGACAGGGTTTTCCAAGAGGGAAAAAGATATTTAACAACCCATAAGAAAATAGAGAGAAATCCAAAAGTAATAAAATTATCAAAAGAACTATTTAAAAAAGAACATGGAAAGTTATATTGTGAAGTATGTAATACTGATTTTTATGCCAAATATGGAGACTGGGGGAAAGATTATATAGAAGGACATCATGAGAATCCACTTTCTGAGTTTGATGATATGAGAGAAGTAAATATAAGAGAGATTAGAATGTTATGCTCTAATTGTCATAGAATGATACACAGAAATAGAAAAAAATGTTTAACAGTAGAAGAGCTGAAAAACATTTTTGTTGGACAAAAAGAAAAGTATGATAAAAGGTAGAGAAGTCATTCTCTACCTTTATTAAATTTAGTCAATTAACTTATTTCTTCTCAAATATCCTAAACAAGCTGTTTGGAAAAAATTATCTAATTGTTTTTCTGTTCCTACATAATTAAAAGTCACTTTAGAAATATTTGAATTTAGATCAATTATTTTAAAAACTTCTTGTTTTCTTTCTTCATTAACTTCAATTAGTTTCATTTCCATTTTTAATCGCCCCATTTGTTTATATTTTGTTAATTTATTATTTATGAAAAACAAACTTTAAAGTGCATTTTATAAATTATAACATAAAAAACAATAAGGTATAGCAAATCTATTGTGAAATTACGATTAAATCAATTAGAATAACTATTTCTGATTTTTACATTAATATTTTAATTTGAATTGTTAATGCATTTTAGTATGGATATAGAAGTAATATATTATAAGAAAAATATATGATTTATTTTATAGTGATACGGAAAATAAAGAATATGATAAATAGTAGTTTAGTACAATTTATTAGAGTTAATGTGAATACAATTAGGATAGAACAATATTAATTTTATTGTGTTATTCTTTTTAATTAAATTTAAATTAGAAAATTTTTTGTTATATAATTGTTTTTTTTATATTGGAATTACTCCAGCATATATAAATTTGACATTAGGAGTACAAATGGAGTATCATGCATTAAGAGGTGATAGTATGGCAGAGAATCCACGCTTTCAAGTAAGAGATACAAAAGAAGAACTTGAAAAGCTAGAAAAAGCTATTAAAAAACTAGGGTACAAGGATAAAGCGGATTGGTATAGAGATATGAAGCGTAAAACTATACATAAGGCAAATTTAGGAGACTGAAAAAGTCTCTTTTTTATTTTTATAAATTTATTGATAATGGAGTACCAATGGGGTACAATATAATTATAAAGACAAAGGAGATAATAAAAGTGGAAAATACAAAGAATTTACAAGGAATTGAAAAGATAATGAACAAATTAGAGGTATTCAGGAAAGTAAGAGAATATATAATATCAAGAAGGAATAGTACTGACGAATGTAGGTCTTTTTGGATGCCTATATTTAATAATACTCATTATGTTATTCTTTATAATGATGATTGGGACTTCACTGTAGGAGTAAGATCATTTGGAAAAATAGAGCGAGGGAGTGATGGAAGCTATTTATTAGATATACCTAAAGATGTAGATTTACATGATCAAAGTGATATTAAATTTTGTAAAGCAGCTATAGAAGAAATTATAAAAGAAGCAAAACAGGTAACATTTACGAAGAAAGATGATAGATATTTAGAAAATTATAATAAAGAAACAGGGATGACAATTGCTCCAAATGATAAAATAATAAAAGAATGTTATAATTTTGTATTTTGTACA is a window of Clostridium pasteurianum DNA encoding:
- a CDS encoding HNH endonuclease, with the translated sequence MVYYKLKIMLGMIIINKQDRLKFTKQFTKLLLKITKENDVGKAIYKLFRITYIEKQREYNVKYYTSIARAILNIIKDSDNKILENEIYNEENITTYVTDYIEHVGWEYWNEHIKNPILDERKKMINDILGKYRNKVYSKYNKLELRNIFIENVTLYNIKYDIEYFENKFKLKPEGRFENEAYIQFLDEVYSEFKIYDKDRIDLACMRYGSKLKQIILSMQDNYYDKDIAEKLCLTPNLYKKVRSYLGFTQTHKPKNKNIFVKINLDKYNDRVFQEGKRYLTTHKKIERNPKVIKLSKELFKKEHGKLYCEVCNTDFYAKYGDWGKDYIEGHHENPLSEFDDMREVNIREIRMLCSNCHRMIHRNRKKCLTVEELKNIFVGQKEKYDKR